Proteins encoded together in one Salarchaeum sp. JOR-1 window:
- the proS gene encoding proline--tRNA ligase, with protein MSDNEQELGITESKEHSPGEWYSEVVRKAGLASYGPDSMGGFIVTRPRGYALWEKVQENLDEWFKGTGVDNAYFPMFIPESYLDKESEFVDGFDPEVAWVTEGGNEELEERLAVRPTSESIITPYMSQWTRSHRDLPLRLNQWCSVVRWEATETKPFFRTKEFLWQEGHTAHESAEAAWDETVTRLGQYEKLYEDVLAIPVMRGRKPEHDKFPGGETTTTVEALMPDGKSLQGATSHDLGQSFAEAYDLTYVDEDEEEQVAHTTSWGLSWRALGGLIMTHSDDQGLVLPPTVAPEQVVIVPIWQEDTREDVLQYSTEVAAELEEAGVRVHLDDRDERNPGFKFNEWELKGVPLRIEIGPNEVDDEELTLAHRPDGEQSVVNRETLVSSVDEHLDTVQEKLYEAAEENLEENVREADSPEEILGTIGKHGGYVKTPWCGDEACEQVIKEKIAAEIVMVPFDEEHEPDADECTLCGEDASKTAYFAKTY; from the coding sequence ATGAGCGACAACGAGCAGGAGCTCGGAATCACCGAGAGCAAGGAGCACAGCCCCGGGGAGTGGTACTCGGAGGTCGTGCGGAAGGCGGGCCTCGCGAGCTACGGCCCCGACTCGATGGGCGGGTTCATCGTCACCCGACCCCGCGGGTACGCGCTCTGGGAGAAGGTCCAGGAGAACCTCGACGAGTGGTTCAAGGGCACGGGCGTGGACAACGCCTACTTCCCGATGTTCATCCCCGAGTCCTACCTCGACAAGGAGTCGGAGTTCGTGGACGGCTTCGACCCCGAGGTTGCGTGGGTGACCGAGGGCGGAAACGAGGAACTCGAAGAGCGCCTCGCCGTCCGCCCCACCTCTGAGTCCATCATCACGCCGTACATGAGCCAGTGGACGCGCAGCCACCGCGACCTCCCCCTCCGACTGAATCAGTGGTGTTCCGTCGTCCGATGGGAAGCGACGGAGACGAAGCCGTTCTTCCGGACGAAGGAGTTCCTCTGGCAGGAGGGGCACACGGCCCACGAGTCCGCCGAGGCGGCGTGGGACGAGACGGTGACGCGGCTCGGGCAGTACGAGAAGCTGTACGAGGACGTGCTGGCGATTCCGGTCATGCGCGGCCGGAAGCCCGAGCACGACAAGTTCCCCGGCGGGGAGACCACCACGACGGTGGAGGCGTTGATGCCGGACGGGAAGAGCCTGCAGGGCGCGACGAGCCACGACCTCGGACAGTCGTTCGCGGAGGCGTACGATCTGACGTACGTCGACGAGGACGAGGAAGAGCAGGTCGCGCACACGACCTCGTGGGGGCTGTCGTGGCGCGCGCTCGGCGGCCTCATCATGACGCACTCGGACGACCAGGGGCTCGTGCTCCCGCCGACGGTCGCGCCCGAGCAGGTCGTCATCGTCCCCATCTGGCAGGAGGACACGCGCGAGGACGTGCTCCAGTACTCCACGGAGGTCGCGGCCGAACTGGAGGAGGCGGGCGTGCGCGTCCACCTCGACGACCGGGACGAGCGCAACCCCGGGTTCAAGTTCAACGAGTGGGAGCTGAAGGGGGTGCCGCTCCGCATCGAAATCGGGCCGAACGAGGTCGACGACGAGGAGTTGACGTTGGCCCACCGGCCGGACGGCGAGCAGTCCGTCGTGAACCGCGAGACGCTCGTGAGCTCGGTGGACGAACACCTCGACACGGTGCAGGAGAAGCTGTACGAGGCCGCCGAGGAGAACCTCGAGGAGAACGTCCGGGAAGCCGATTCGCCCGAGGAGATTCTTGGCACCATCGGGAAGCACGGCGGGTACGTGAAGACGCCGTGGTGTGGTGACGAGGCCTGCGAGCAGGTGATCAAGGAGAAAATCGCCGCGGAAATCGTGATGGTTCCGTTCGACGAAGAACACGAGCCGGATGCGGACGAGTGTACGCTTTGTGGCGAGGACGCTTCGAAAACCGCGTACTTCGCCAAGACATATTAG
- the dcm gene encoding DNA (cytosine-5-)-methyltransferase translates to MRAIDLFCGAGGFSAGFEAAGIDVLYGCDIAERALDTFDANHDGDGLRHDISDGVPPEVADVSVDIVFGSPPCKGFSDARGSRRLDDERNQLVFSFIQWVEHFQPKYVMMENVAGMTTISDEFLGAIEREYADAGYAVDWETLNAADFGVPQTRERVIYFGVRDDLDVEPSLPEGGYREASEGQLTLAGELMRGWTTVSDALEDLPEPTENGEVSLPPLSEYPENDYLPLVRDGAETTWNHVAKEPSDDEDTRHIVDELRPGEMYRSSRFGDRYRQVWEVLEHRFSDVEQDALHFIARHRSRKDFRMSGKSVGAVPDHLIADHLEHDEGSVYDALERLHGDGWIRTDEEDDTLGYDLNTKSGIRPRYMRLTPDGQSNTILTTDFNPRDKLHPTENRGLSLREGARIQSFPDSFRFTGSFDDIANQIGNAVPPLMAQRLADHLLDVHERGSQHVTASD, encoded by the coding sequence ATGAGAGCAATCGACTTATTCTGTGGCGCTGGTGGCTTTAGTGCCGGTTTCGAGGCGGCCGGCATCGACGTTCTCTATGGCTGTGATATCGCGGAGCGCGCCCTGGATACGTTCGACGCGAACCACGACGGCGACGGGCTCCGCCACGATATCAGCGACGGCGTCCCCCCAGAGGTAGCGGACGTCTCCGTCGACATCGTCTTCGGAAGCCCGCCCTGCAAGGGGTTCAGTGACGCACGGGGGTCGCGGCGGCTGGACGACGAACGAAACCAGCTCGTCTTCTCGTTCATCCAGTGGGTCGAGCACTTCCAGCCGAAGTACGTGATGATGGAGAACGTCGCGGGCATGACGACGATTAGCGACGAGTTCCTCGGAGCGATAGAGCGCGAGTACGCGGACGCCGGCTACGCGGTGGACTGGGAGACGCTGAACGCGGCTGACTTCGGCGTCCCCCAGACGCGAGAGCGCGTCATCTACTTCGGCGTCCGCGACGACCTCGACGTGGAACCGTCCCTCCCCGAGGGCGGATACCGGGAGGCGAGCGAGGGTCAACTCACGCTGGCGGGTGAACTGATGCGTGGCTGGACGACCGTCTCCGACGCGCTCGAAGACCTCCCGGAGCCGACCGAGAACGGCGAGGTCAGCCTCCCCCCGCTGTCCGAGTATCCCGAGAACGACTACCTCCCGCTCGTCCGCGACGGCGCCGAGACGACGTGGAACCACGTCGCGAAGGAGCCGTCGGACGACGAGGACACGCGCCACATCGTGGACGAGCTGCGCCCGGGCGAAATGTACCGTTCGAGCCGGTTCGGCGACCGCTACCGACAGGTCTGGGAGGTGCTCGAACATCGGTTCTCCGACGTCGAACAGGACGCCCTCCACTTCATCGCCCGCCACCGCTCCCGGAAGGACTTCCGGATGAGCGGGAAGTCGGTCGGCGCGGTGCCCGACCACCTCATCGCCGACCACCTCGAACACGACGAGGGCAGCGTCTACGACGCCCTCGAACGACTGCACGGGGACGGCTGGATTCGAACCGACGAAGAGGACGACACGCTCGGCTACGACCTGAACACGAAGTCGGGCATCCGCCCGCGGTACATGCGCCTCACTCCCGACGGTCAGTCGAACACGATTCTCACGACCGACTTCAACCCCCGAGACAAGCTCCACCCGACCGAGAACCGCGGGCTCTCCCTCCGGGAGGGCGCGCGCATCCAGAGTTTCCCGGACTCGTTCCGGTTCACGGGGTCGTTCGACGACATCGCCAACCAGATCGGGAACGCGGTACCGCCACTGATGGCCCAGCGCCTCGCCGACCACCTCCTCGACGTGCACGAGCGCGGGAGCCAGCACGTCACGGCGAGCGACTGA
- a CDS encoding TdeIII family type II restriction endonuclease, whose protein sequence is MERGFDHIGSAELSEATKAELRSVTDGFFERPLEKAGNFDWEEFKRNEAFKAIMMPSPLFWVLANFERSFTQKLGQQMYEKFGRAVANTNDAVGAAETQYACTNLNVGRAEEDRIETVISELADGERDPDWDAEKRELRDIDAPPETRKPIGTVTWDLWVEDFRDGRPLAAEIKTPKPNRDQTMESKRQMLKTVAAYKHRDAPTPICRFVFPFNPYGSLDAYEWWPPQAFFDVHAEDGMLIADGFWDAIGGEGTMEGLFNFLLEESEGNIENLKQLAGDETL, encoded by the coding sequence ATGGAACGAGGGTTCGACCACATCGGGAGCGCCGAGTTGAGCGAAGCGACGAAGGCCGAACTGCGGAGCGTCACTGACGGGTTCTTCGAGCGCCCCCTGGAGAAAGCCGGTAATTTCGACTGGGAGGAGTTCAAGCGAAACGAGGCGTTCAAGGCGATCATGATGCCGTCGCCGCTGTTCTGGGTGCTTGCGAACTTCGAGCGGAGTTTCACGCAGAAGCTCGGCCAGCAGATGTACGAGAAGTTCGGGCGCGCGGTGGCGAACACGAACGATGCGGTTGGCGCGGCGGAGACCCAGTACGCCTGCACGAACCTCAACGTCGGCAGGGCCGAGGAAGACCGAATCGAGACCGTCATCTCCGAGTTGGCGGACGGCGAGCGCGACCCTGACTGGGACGCCGAGAAGCGGGAACTCCGCGACATCGACGCCCCGCCCGAGACCCGGAAACCCATCGGGACGGTGACGTGGGACCTCTGGGTGGAGGACTTCCGTGACGGCCGGCCGCTCGCCGCGGAAATCAAGACGCCGAAGCCGAACCGCGACCAGACGATGGAGTCGAAGCGCCAGATGCTGAAAACCGTCGCGGCGTACAAACACCGGGACGCCCCCACCCCCATCTGTCGGTTCGTGTTCCCGTTCAATCCCTACGGCAGTCTCGACGCGTACGAGTGGTGGCCGCCGCAGGCGTTCTTCGACGTGCACGCCGAGGACGGGATGCTCATCGCGGACGGCTTCTGGGACGCCATCGGCGGCGAGGGGACGATGGAGGGCCTGTTCAACTTCCTCCTCGAAGAGTCCGAGGGAAACATCGAGAACCTGAAGCAGTTAGCTGGGGACGAGACGCTCTAG
- a CDS encoding beta-CASP ribonuclease aCPSF1: MSTVDQQLEDLHETITNEIPPDITVTEVKYEGPELVVYTRDPKKFAQNGDLIRNLASKLRKRITVRPDPDVLTRPEQAREDVMDVIPDDAGVTNLDFHEDTGEVVIEAEKPGMVIGRHGSTLREITQTSGWTPEVLRTPPIESSTVSNVRNFLTHEREERRDILEKVGRQIHREELSDDEYVRITTLGCCREVGRASFILSTPDTRILIDCGDKPGAEGEVPYLQAPEAVPLNSIDAVVLTHAHLDHSAFIPLLFKYGYDGPIYCTEPTRDLMGLLTLDYLDVAAKEGRNPPYESGMVREAIKHCIPLEYGDVTDIAPDVKLTFHNAGHILGSAVSHFHIGDGLYNVAFSGDIHYEPTRLFNGAVNDFPRVETLVMESTYGGRNDYQTDQEDSEEKLKRVINDTYERDGKVVIPAFAVGRSQEIMLVLEEAMREGDIPEMPIHLDGMIWEATAIHTTYPEYLRDELRDRIFHEDANPFLADQFNHIDGGKDERKDVADGDPCIILSTSGMVTGGPIMSWLEHLAPDPDNRLVFVGYQAQGTMGRRIQSGRDEIAMPGDRGRNDRLKLRMDVETVDGFSGHADRQGLEDFVRTMNPRPEKVLCVHGDERSTQDLSSALYHEYNMRTFAPKNLETFRFL; encoded by the coding sequence ATGAGTACGGTAGACCAGCAACTCGAAGACCTGCACGAAACGATAACGAACGAGATTCCGCCGGACATCACCGTCACGGAAGTCAAGTACGAGGGCCCCGAGCTCGTCGTGTACACGCGCGACCCGAAGAAGTTCGCGCAGAACGGCGACCTCATCCGGAACCTCGCCTCGAAACTCCGAAAACGCATCACCGTCCGCCCGGATCCGGACGTGCTCACGCGCCCTGAACAGGCACGAGAGGACGTGATGGACGTGATTCCCGACGACGCCGGCGTCACGAACCTCGACTTCCACGAGGACACCGGCGAAGTCGTCATCGAGGCCGAGAAACCCGGAATGGTCATCGGCCGCCACGGGAGCACGCTCCGCGAGATAACGCAGACATCCGGCTGGACGCCCGAAGTCCTTCGCACGCCCCCCATCGAATCCTCGACGGTCTCGAACGTCCGGAACTTCCTCACGCACGAGCGCGAGGAACGCCGCGACATCCTCGAGAAAGTCGGCCGCCAGATCCACCGCGAAGAGCTGTCCGACGACGAGTACGTGCGCATCACCACGCTCGGATGCTGTCGCGAGGTCGGCCGGGCGAGCTTCATCCTCTCCACGCCCGACACCCGCATTCTCATCGACTGCGGCGACAAGCCCGGCGCGGAGGGCGAGGTGCCCTACCTGCAGGCGCCGGAAGCCGTGCCGCTGAACTCCATCGACGCGGTCGTGCTCACGCACGCTCACCTCGACCACTCCGCGTTCATCCCGCTCCTGTTCAAGTACGGCTACGACGGCCCCATCTACTGCACCGAACCGACCCGCGACCTGATGGGCCTCCTCACGCTCGACTACCTCGACGTGGCGGCCAAAGAGGGCCGGAATCCGCCCTACGAGTCCGGAATGGTTCGCGAGGCCATCAAGCACTGCATTCCCCTCGAGTACGGGGACGTGACGGACATCGCGCCGGACGTGAAGCTCACGTTCCACAACGCCGGACACATCCTCGGCAGCGCCGTCTCCCACTTCCACATCGGCGACGGCCTCTACAACGTCGCCTTCTCCGGCGACATTCACTACGAACCCACGCGGCTGTTCAACGGCGCGGTGAACGACTTCCCGCGCGTCGAGACGCTCGTCATGGAGTCAACGTACGGCGGGCGCAACGACTATCAGACCGACCAGGAGGACTCCGAGGAGAAACTCAAGCGCGTCATCAACGACACGTACGAGCGCGACGGGAAGGTCGTGATTCCGGCGTTCGCCGTCGGCCGCAGTCAGGAGATCATGCTCGTCCTGGAGGAGGCGATGCGCGAGGGCGACATTCCCGAGATGCCAATCCACCTCGACGGCATGATCTGGGAGGCGACCGCCATCCACACCACCTACCCCGAGTACCTCCGCGACGAACTCCGAGACCGCATCTTCCACGAGGACGCGAACCCCTTCCTCGCCGACCAGTTCAATCACATCGACGGCGGGAAGGACGAGCGCAAGGACGTCGCGGACGGCGACCCCTGCATCATTCTCTCCACGTCCGGCATGGTCACCGGCGGCCCCATCATGAGCTGGCTCGAACACCTCGCGCCCGACCCCGACAACCGCCTCGTGTTCGTCGGCTACCAGGCGCAGGGGACGATGGGGCGTCGCATCCAGTCCGGCCGGGACGAGATAGCGATGCCCGGCGACCGCGGGCGGAACGACCGCCTCAAGCTCCGGATGGACGTCGAGACCGTGGACGGGTTCTCCGGGCACGCCGACCGCCAGGGTCTCGAAGACTTCGTGCGCACGATGAACCCCCGTCCGGAGAAAGTGCTGTGCGTGCACGGTGACGAGCGCTCTACACAAGACCTCTCCAGCGCGCTCTACCACGAGTACAACATGCGGACGTTCGCGCCGAAGAACCTCGAAACCTTCCGCTTCCTGTAG
- a CDS encoding NAD-dependent epimerase/dehydratase family protein has protein sequence MDSALVVGGTRFIGRHTVEELVEHDYHVTLFNRGSHENPFVDYADVHHVRGDRGNDEELLSAKREVEPDAVFDFAAYHPAEVRSAVEIFADVDAYVYVSSGAAYARDDIPKREGVTPIEECTPDQAVDDSYETYGNRKAEGDRAVFEAADRGVNAMSVRPTVVYGPFDYTERLDYWVSRVEEHDRVVVPGDGTNVWQRVYVEDVASLLRLVAENGTPGRAYNAGDQNSITLERTVAEIESALDTDVEVVHASERELSTVDLDPADFPLYRPYPHVLDTHRAESVGWESTPVSEAMERTVGESAESDRDGADVGPARETEERLLDVLDTV, from the coding sequence ATGGATTCGGCGCTCGTCGTCGGCGGCACGCGGTTCATCGGCCGCCACACCGTGGAGGAACTCGTAGAGCACGACTACCACGTGACGCTGTTCAACCGCGGGAGTCACGAGAACCCGTTCGTGGACTACGCGGACGTCCACCACGTCCGGGGCGACAGGGGGAACGACGAGGAACTGCTGTCGGCGAAGCGCGAGGTCGAACCGGACGCGGTGTTCGACTTCGCGGCGTACCACCCCGCGGAGGTGCGGTCGGCGGTCGAGATCTTCGCGGACGTGGACGCCTACGTGTACGTCTCCTCCGGCGCGGCGTACGCCCGGGACGACATCCCGAAGCGCGAGGGCGTGACGCCCATCGAGGAGTGCACGCCCGACCAGGCCGTGGACGACTCCTACGAGACGTACGGGAACAGGAAGGCGGAGGGAGACCGCGCGGTGTTCGAGGCCGCCGACCGGGGCGTGAACGCGATGAGCGTCCGCCCGACCGTGGTGTACGGGCCGTTCGACTACACGGAGCGCCTCGACTACTGGGTGTCGCGGGTCGAGGAACACGACCGCGTGGTGGTGCCGGGCGACGGGACGAACGTCTGGCAGCGCGTGTACGTCGAGGACGTGGCGAGCCTCCTCCGGCTGGTCGCGGAGAACGGCACGCCCGGGAGGGCGTACAACGCGGGCGACCAGAACTCGATCACGCTCGAGCGCACCGTAGCGGAGATTGAGAGCGCGCTCGATACGGACGTGGAGGTCGTGCACGCGAGCGAACGCGAACTCTCCACGGTCGACCTCGACCCGGCAGACTTCCCGCTCTACCGGCCGTACCCGCACGTCCTCGACACCCACCGCGCGGAGAGCGTCGGCTGGGAGTCCACGCCGGTCTCCGAGGCGATGGAGCGCACGGTCGGCGAGAGCGCGGAGAGCGACCGCGACGGCGCGGACGTGGGGCCGGCGCGCGAGACGGAGGAGCGCCTGCTGGACGTGCTGGACACGGTCTAG
- the gltB gene encoding glutamate synthase large subunit, whose translation MGNNELLADPSDASANCGVGVVMDLDGGRSHDVLADGIDLLENLEHRGTTGAEENTGDGAGVLLQTPRAFFDDELDLPDEYAAGQFFLPQNADERESVKDTVESVFSDYGLDTLAWRDVPTDNSDLGATALESEPHVAQAFVAGDANLYVARNAVEDAVDHERFYVCSLDEDTLVYKGLLKSTQLRDYYPDLRDDRMKTTFAMVHARFSTNTLGAWHLAHPYRNIIHNGEFNTIKGNVNWMRAREADLDAPNLSDEELDAIRPIIDDPEQSDTASVDNALELLTETGRSLPHALRMLIPEAWQGDDAMDESREEFYDFHASLVEPWDGPALVVGTDGERIAAALDRNGLRPCRYEVTEDNRLVMGSEAGALDTPASEVEERGRLTPGQLFVADPNEGRVIPDDEVFDDLTDEKYGEWVDAEQEHVTVDDPLPQDPVEKLRARQAAFGYTHDELDELVEPMAVAGEDPVGSMGDDTPLAALSEFNRPFFTYFRQLFAQVTNPPIDYLREDLVTSTETRLGRQRNLLSESKAHARQVVLDSPVLTDDGLAGVRESRREVRTIDTTFDLDGSLDDAITRLREDAEDAIADGADVLVLSDRDLGPSRLHVPSLLATGAVHHHLVREGLRSRVGLVVESGDPRTVHHLATLVGYGAGAVNPYLAIQSVTDLMDEDADMDRAVESYVAAMEKGLRKVMARMGISTVASYQGAQIFEVVGLDSALVEDCFTGTPNRTEGVGVDEIEADLRQRHATAYDDGTDLDRQGEFTNRSNGIFHQWNPETVHTLQGAVRSGDYEQFEEYADLINTQNEQLQTLRGLLDFDSDRESIPVEDVEPVKDIVKRFSTAAMSLGSLSPEAHENNARAMNEIGAKANTGEGGEPPERFDTDRECRIKQVASGRFGVTSEYLSSADDLQIKMAQGSKPGEGGHLPGEKVNQMIADVRCSTPGVGLISPPPQHDIYSIEDLKQLVFDLNASNPDARVHVKLVSEAGIGTVAAGCAKAKADCIHISGHSGGTGASPKTSIKHAGLPWELGLAEANQLLRETGLRSRVTLRADGGLKTGRDVAIAALLGAEEFAFGTGSLVTSGCVMARQCHNNTCPVGIATQDPDLRERFAGEPQHVVNYMCFIARELRELMADLGFETVDEMVGQVGVLEQAETDHPKAKHMDLSQVLAEPSGDDRYKTMEQDVSFDDHLDTAVAAEAAEALAGGEPTTVSAEVTNEDRTVGGRLSHEVSSRHGGDGLPDDTVHVDLTGTAGQSFGAWLASGLTLDLDGAANDYVGKGLSGGRVVVSTPADAGFDPASNTLVGNVALYGATDGELYVNGVAGERFGVRNSGAKAVVEGVGDHGCEYMTGGVVAVLGDTGKNFAAGMSGGVAYVFDPDGDLEAQTNTGMVSLEAELDDRDRTVLRRLVENHAAHTDSERARDLLDDWDAALAGFTKVMPDAYRAAIEERPEADARTDLPTAVEGLDGRLGATGSAD comes from the coding sequence ATGGGGAACAATGAGCTTCTCGCAGACCCCTCTGACGCCAGCGCGAACTGCGGCGTGGGGGTAGTAATGGACCTCGACGGAGGGCGGAGCCACGACGTGCTCGCGGACGGCATCGACCTCCTCGAGAACCTCGAACACCGCGGCACCACAGGCGCCGAAGAGAACACCGGCGACGGCGCGGGCGTCCTCCTCCAGACCCCGAGAGCGTTCTTCGACGACGAACTCGACCTCCCCGACGAGTACGCCGCCGGCCAGTTCTTCCTCCCCCAGAACGCCGACGAACGCGAATCAGTGAAAGACACCGTCGAGTCCGTCTTCTCCGACTACGGTCTCGACACGCTCGCGTGGCGGGACGTGCCGACCGACAACAGCGACCTCGGCGCGACCGCCCTCGAATCCGAACCCCACGTCGCGCAGGCGTTCGTCGCCGGCGACGCGAACCTCTACGTCGCCCGGAACGCCGTCGAGGACGCCGTCGACCACGAGCGCTTCTACGTCTGTTCGCTCGACGAGGACACCCTCGTCTACAAGGGCCTCCTGAAGAGCACGCAGCTCCGCGACTACTACCCCGACCTCCGCGACGACCGCATGAAGACGACGTTCGCGATGGTGCACGCGCGCTTCTCCACGAACACGCTCGGCGCGTGGCACCTCGCCCACCCCTACCGGAACATCATCCACAACGGCGAGTTCAACACGATCAAGGGCAACGTCAACTGGATGCGCGCCCGGGAGGCCGACCTCGACGCACCGAACCTCAGCGACGAGGAACTCGACGCGATCCGCCCCATCATCGACGACCCCGAGCAGTCCGACACCGCGAGCGTGGACAACGCGCTCGAACTCCTCACCGAGACGGGCCGCAGTCTCCCGCACGCCCTCCGGATGCTGATTCCCGAGGCGTGGCAGGGCGACGACGCGATGGACGAGTCGCGCGAGGAGTTCTACGACTTCCACGCCTCGCTCGTCGAACCCTGGGACGGGCCCGCGCTCGTCGTGGGGACGGACGGGGAGCGCATCGCGGCGGCGCTCGACCGGAACGGCCTGCGGCCGTGCCGGTACGAGGTGACGGAGGACAACCGGCTCGTGATGGGGAGCGAGGCCGGCGCGCTCGACACGCCGGCGAGCGAGGTCGAGGAGCGCGGCCGCCTCACGCCCGGCCAGCTGTTCGTCGCGGACCCGAACGAGGGCCGCGTGATTCCGGACGACGAGGTGTTCGACGACCTCACGGACGAGAAGTACGGCGAGTGGGTGGACGCCGAACAGGAGCACGTCACGGTCGACGACCCGCTCCCCCAGGATCCCGTGGAGAAACTGCGGGCGCGGCAGGCCGCGTTCGGGTACACGCACGACGAGCTCGACGAGCTCGTGGAGCCGATGGCAGTAGCTGGGGAAGACCCGGTCGGCTCGATGGGCGACGACACGCCGCTCGCGGCGCTCTCAGAGTTCAACCGCCCCTTCTTCACGTACTTCCGTCAGCTGTTCGCGCAGGTGACGAACCCGCCAATCGACTACCTCCGCGAAGACCTCGTGACGAGCACGGAGACCCGGCTGGGCCGCCAGCGAAACCTCCTCTCGGAGTCGAAGGCGCACGCCCGACAGGTAGTACTGGACTCGCCCGTGCTCACGGACGACGGCCTCGCGGGCGTCCGGGAGAGCCGCCGGGAAGTCCGCACCATCGACACGACGTTCGACCTCGACGGCAGCCTCGACGACGCCATCACGCGCCTCCGCGAGGACGCCGAGGACGCCATCGCGGACGGCGCGGACGTGCTCGTGCTCTCCGACCGCGACCTGGGGCCGAGCCGTTTGCACGTGCCGAGTCTGTTGGCGACGGGCGCTGTCCACCACCACCTCGTCCGCGAGGGCCTGCGCTCGCGCGTCGGCCTCGTGGTGGAGTCCGGCGACCCGCGAACCGTCCATCACCTCGCGACCCTCGTCGGGTACGGCGCGGGCGCGGTGAACCCATACCTCGCCATCCAGTCCGTCACCGACCTGATGGACGAGGACGCGGACATGGATCGCGCGGTCGAGTCCTACGTCGCCGCGATGGAGAAGGGGCTGCGGAAGGTGATGGCGCGGATGGGTATCTCGACGGTCGCGTCCTACCAGGGCGCGCAGATCTTCGAGGTCGTCGGCCTCGACTCGGCGCTCGTCGAGGACTGCTTCACGGGCACGCCGAACCGCACCGAGGGCGTCGGCGTGGACGAAATCGAGGCCGACCTCCGGCAGCGCCACGCGACCGCGTACGACGACGGCACCGACCTCGACCGGCAGGGCGAGTTCACGAACCGCTCGAACGGCATCTTCCACCAGTGGAACCCGGAGACCGTGCACACTCTCCAGGGCGCCGTCCGGTCGGGCGACTACGAGCAGTTCGAGGAGTACGCAGACCTCATCAACACCCAGAACGAGCAGCTCCAGACGCTCCGCGGCCTCCTCGACTTCGACTCCGACCGTGAGTCGATTCCCGTGGAGGACGTGGAACCCGTGAAGGACATCGTGAAGCGGTTCTCGACGGCGGCGATGAGCCTCGGGAGTCTCAGTCCGGAGGCCCACGAGAACAACGCCCGCGCGATGAACGAGATCGGCGCGAAAGCGAACACGGGCGAGGGCGGCGAGCCGCCGGAGCGCTTCGACACCGACCGCGAGTGCCGCATCAAGCAGGTCGCGTCCGGCCGGTTCGGCGTGACCTCCGAGTACCTCTCGTCGGCGGACGACCTCCAGATCAAGATGGCGCAGGGGTCGAAGCCCGGTGAGGGCGGCCACCTCCCCGGCGAGAAGGTGAACCAGATGATCGCCGACGTCCGGTGTTCGACGCCGGGCGTCGGCCTCATCAGCCCGCCGCCCCAGCACGACATCTACAGCATCGAGGACCTGAAGCAGCTCGTCTTCGACCTGAACGCCAGCAACCCCGACGCCCGCGTGCACGTGAAACTCGTCTCCGAGGCGGGCATCGGCACGGTCGCCGCGGGCTGCGCGAAGGCCAAGGCGGACTGCATCCACATCTCCGGCCACTCGGGCGGGACGGGCGCGTCCCCGAAGACGTCGATCAAGCACGCGGGCCTGCCGTGGGAGCTCGGGCTGGCGGAGGCGAACCAGCTCCTCCGCGAGACCGGCCTGCGCTCGCGCGTGACGCTCCGCGCGGACGGCGGCCTGAAGACGGGGCGGGACGTGGCTATCGCGGCCCTGCTCGGCGCGGAGGAGTTCGCGTTCGGCACGGGGTCGCTCGTCACGTCGGGGTGCGTGATGGCGCGGCAGTGCCACAACAACACGTGCCCGGTCGGCATCGCGACGCAGGATCCCGACCTCCGCGAGCGGTTCGCGGGCGAACCCCAGCACGTCGTGAACTACATGTGCTTCATCGCGCGGGAGCTCCGCGAGCTCATGGCCGACCTCGGGTTCGAGACGGTGGACGAGATGGTGGGGCAGGTGGGCGTGCTCGAACAGGCCGAGACCGACCACCCGAAGGCGAAGCACATGGATCTCTCGCAGGTGCTCGCCGAGCCCTCGGGCGACGACCGGTACAAGACGATGGAGCAGGACGTGTCGTTCGACGACCACCTCGACACCGCCGTCGCCGCGGAGGCGGCGGAGGCGCTCGCGGGCGGCGAACCGACCACGGTCTCCGCCGAGGTGACGAACGAAGACCGAACCGTCGGCGGACGGCTGTCCCACGAGGTGTCGAGCCGGCACGGCGGCGACGGACTGCCCGACGACACCGTTCACGTCGACCTGACGGGAACCGCGGGCCAGTCGTTCGGCGCGTGGCTCGCGTCCGGGCTGACGCTCGACCTCGACGGCGCGGCGAACGACTACGTCGGGAAGGGGCTCTCGGGCGGCCGCGTCGTCGTCTCGACGCCCGCGGACGCCGGGTTCGACCCCGCATCGAACACGCTGGTCGGGAACGTCGCGCTGTACGGCGCGACCGACGGCGAGCTCTACGTGAACGGCGTCGCCGGCGAGCGCTTCGGCGTCCGGAACTCGGGCGCGAAGGCCGTCGTGGAGGGCGTCGGCGACCACGGCTGTGAGTACATGACGGGCGGGGTCGTCGCCGTGCTCGGCGACACGGGCAAGAACTTCGCGGCGGGGATGAGCGGGGGCGTGGCGTACGTCTTCGACCCCGACGGCGACCTCGAAGCGCAGACGAACACGGGCATGGTGAGCCTCGAAGCCGAACTGGACGACCGCGACCGGACGGTGCTCCGGCGGCTGGTGGAGAACCACGCCGCGCACACGGACTCCGAGCGCGCCCGCGACCTGCTCGACGACTGGGACGCGGCGCTCGCCGGGTTCACGAAGGTGATGCCGGACGCGTACCGCGCGGCCATCGAGGAGCGCCCGGAGGCGGACGCCCGCACGGATCTCCCGACCGCGGTCGAGGGCCTCGACGGACGGCTCGGCGCGACCGGGAGCGCGGACTGA